From one Paenibacillus terrae HPL-003 genomic stretch:
- a CDS encoding helix-turn-helix domain-containing protein, with translation MKRVKNEDHFDIVEDHYFTATELEKSSAIWPVRLGMDISKTSCHVGPKAVPYFYLIFVLDGQAEFIYKQKKYHVQKSDLFCFFPHLAHEYYTDQENPLQKVWIAFEGPKSLALLERIGIKPCTPFLANAVSEEVTGLISNLFSIVNDNSRRDSDLSRLITLHQIFEELSRNTSDTLRNYVCSDYWLQQGKDYIDMHYCDRITIEQIAEHVGVDRAHFSRKFHSTFLVSPAKYLQNLKIDEAKRLLEQTTYNLSIIAQSIGYTDMSTFSKAFKKTAGIPPREHRFRHQARQEFRTANA, from the coding sequence GTGAAAAGAGTAAAGAACGAAGATCACTTCGACATCGTGGAAGACCATTATTTCACAGCTACTGAATTGGAAAAATCCAGCGCGATATGGCCAGTCAGGCTCGGTATGGATATATCCAAGACCAGCTGTCATGTCGGCCCCAAAGCTGTGCCTTATTTCTATTTAATTTTTGTGCTTGACGGTCAGGCTGAGTTTATTTATAAGCAAAAGAAATATCATGTGCAAAAGTCCGACCTGTTCTGCTTCTTCCCGCATCTTGCACATGAATATTACACGGATCAGGAGAACCCGCTGCAAAAGGTATGGATTGCTTTTGAGGGGCCCAAATCCCTTGCGCTGCTGGAGCGAATCGGGATTAAGCCCTGTACGCCTTTTTTGGCTAACGCAGTAAGCGAGGAAGTCACTGGACTCATCTCGAATTTGTTTTCCATTGTAAATGACAACAGCAGACGTGACAGCGATCTCTCGCGTCTCATTACACTGCACCAGATTTTCGAGGAGCTGTCCCGCAACACATCGGACACGCTGCGCAACTATGTATGCTCTGACTATTGGCTACAACAGGGGAAAGATTACATTGATATGCACTATTGTGACCGCATTACAATTGAACAGATTGCCGAGCATGTAGGCGTGGATCGCGCGCATTTTTCACGCAAATTCCATTCCACCTTCCTGGTTTCCCCCGCTAAGTATTTGCAAAACCTCAAAATCGATGAGGCCAAAAGATTGCTGGAGCAAACGACTTACAATTTGTCGATCATTGCCCAGTCCATCGGCTACACGGATATGTCCACCTTTTCCAAGGCATTTAAGAAAACGGCAGGGATTCCGCCGCGTGAGCATCGGTTCCGGCATCAAGCCCGGCAAGAGTTCCGCACTGCCAACGCTTAA
- a CDS encoding GDYXXLXY domain-containing protein produces MLRFNAIRTGYLLGISLVLAAIIYFFASNWGGLDRTVKIVLAAALIVLFYGLSLVFARIRAVPGQQAFLSNVFLVAGCIAFGVSVALLGQIYNSHADSYGLFLIWSIPALLLSWITRYNPFYMLSYVLIHLALWLYFYPTMQSVPYRELESLSIAGVFALINLVLFLLTFLQRLHSGPLKYMSFIVFHIAVLTTTNSFALDGYGLVMNIPCIAVIAIGFYVFIKVRLSKTLLTLNALAASAFAVFKFIELAEAYSSSLFFVFGLIFVALLLTGNVWFFRYLNRLGESSPEDGEITDEDKLDSAESDTQTSDMSASESGTTVSEDRGSDWVSKSVSRMIKVVGVLIGSISLIGLINISTNVNHTEYVLLGVSLLLMISMILIPDSKLDSVIRYTLLTISYITGWAAILLSDQTLLSVLFLIVSIVGWFRSQGRRQLFFTYTFVNLNLATILFQQFQEWDSWNWSFEYIILSLFLVNAVLYAASYFIPKKASQEHLRDSSLFFSLLFMFWATFFEDVIPHSYVLINILYFVIVTGMVFAFIRLKQKSEAITSVAFWFIFIGFKYYDLLWTLLYKSFTLALLGVIALGITWWADRRMAHSGKTAFDADHRSFSFMRLSPLLIAVVIVLQLGVIGYQTVRSETLIATGASIKLKLAPVDPRSLLQGDYVALNYDISTPFSQDHWNRGKVKVVLTPGSQGVYTANRLYQDGEKLANHEIVLNGQWDGSRIQYGIENYFIPEGTGRTVEQNAHYAYIRVSRNGDALLERLAES; encoded by the coding sequence ATGCTGCGATTCAATGCGATACGTACGGGCTATCTGCTGGGCATCTCACTGGTACTGGCCGCGATTATTTATTTTTTCGCCTCCAATTGGGGCGGGCTGGATCGGACGGTCAAGATTGTGCTGGCTGCTGCGCTTATCGTTCTGTTCTATGGCTTGTCCCTTGTATTTGCACGTATACGCGCCGTTCCCGGTCAGCAAGCCTTTCTGTCGAATGTATTTCTGGTGGCTGGCTGTATTGCCTTTGGCGTTTCCGTGGCGCTGCTTGGTCAAATTTACAATTCCCACGCAGACAGTTACGGGTTGTTTTTAATTTGGTCGATTCCGGCTCTGTTACTTAGCTGGATCACCCGCTACAATCCTTTTTATATGCTGTCTTATGTACTGATTCATCTCGCCTTGTGGCTCTACTTTTACCCTACAATGCAAAGCGTACCTTACAGAGAACTGGAATCGCTGTCTATTGCCGGAGTGTTCGCATTGATCAATCTGGTGTTGTTTCTATTGACGTTCCTCCAACGTCTACACTCTGGACCGCTGAAATATATGAGCTTTATCGTTTTCCATATTGCCGTGCTGACGACGACTAACTCTTTTGCATTGGATGGATATGGTCTCGTTATGAACATACCATGTATCGCTGTAATCGCTATTGGATTTTATGTGTTTATCAAGGTCCGGCTGAGTAAAACACTGCTCACCTTGAATGCATTGGCGGCCTCCGCTTTTGCTGTCTTTAAATTTATCGAGTTGGCAGAAGCGTACTCTTCATCGCTGTTCTTTGTCTTTGGATTGATTTTTGTGGCGCTGCTGTTGACGGGTAATGTATGGTTTTTCCGTTATTTGAACCGTTTGGGAGAATCATCGCCGGAGGATGGAGAAATAACCGACGAGGACAAACTGGATTCTGCGGAGTCTGATACACAGACATCGGACATGAGTGCATCGGAGTCTGGAACAACGGTTTCCGAGGATCGGGGCAGTGATTGGGTCAGCAAATCCGTATCCCGTATGATCAAGGTAGTCGGAGTACTAATCGGCAGTATATCCCTGATCGGATTGATTAACATTAGCACGAATGTAAACCACACCGAATATGTACTGTTGGGTGTGTCATTGCTGCTTATGATCTCGATGATTCTCATTCCGGACTCCAAGCTGGATTCTGTAATACGTTATACCTTGCTGACGATCAGCTATATTACAGGCTGGGCAGCCATTCTCTTGTCAGATCAGACGTTGCTTTCGGTACTGTTTTTGATCGTCTCTATTGTAGGATGGTTTCGTTCGCAGGGAAGGCGACAGCTATTTTTCACTTACACCTTTGTGAACTTGAATTTGGCGACCATTCTATTTCAGCAGTTTCAGGAGTGGGATTCTTGGAACTGGTCCTTTGAGTACATTATCCTCTCTCTTTTCTTGGTAAATGCTGTGCTGTATGCAGCAAGTTATTTTATACCCAAGAAGGCATCGCAGGAACACCTTCGGGATAGCTCCTTATTTTTCAGCTTGTTGTTTATGTTTTGGGCGACCTTTTTCGAGGATGTCATTCCACACTCTTATGTGCTGATTAACATTCTTTATTTCGTTATCGTTACAGGCATGGTCTTTGCCTTCATCCGACTAAAACAAAAATCGGAGGCCATCACAAGCGTGGCGTTCTGGTTTATTTTTATTGGCTTCAAATACTATGATTTGTTGTGGACGCTGTTGTATAAGTCCTTTACACTGGCACTGCTGGGTGTCATTGCACTCGGAATTACGTGGTGGGCGGATCGGCGGATGGCCCATAGCGGCAAGACAGCGTTTGATGCTGACCACCGCAGCTTTAGCTTCATGCGTTTAAGTCCGCTCCTGATTGCCGTAGTCATCGTGCTACAGCTCGGTGTGATCGGCTATCAGACCGTGAGAAGTGAAACCCTGATTGCCACAGGCGCTTCCATCAAGCTCAAACTGGCTCCTGTAGACCCTCGCTCCCTATTACAAGGCGATTATGTCGCGCTGAATTACGATATCTCTACCCCTTTTTCGCAGGACCATTGGAACCGGGGCAAGGTTAAAGTCGTTCTCACGCCAGGTAGCCAAGGAGTATACACCGCTAATCGCCTGTACCAGGATGGTGAAAAGCTTGCCAATCATGAGATTGTCTTGAACGGGCAGTGGGATGGTTCCCGCATTCAGTACGGTATTGAGAATTATTTCATTCCCGAAGGGACCGGACGGACTGTTGAACAGAACGCTCATTACGCTTATATTCGGGTCAGCCGTAATGGTGATGCATTGCTGGAACGTTTGGCGGAAAGCTGA
- a CDS encoding NADH-dependent flavin oxidoreductase → MNQKYSRLFESFTFRNGITIKNSIVMAPMTTWSSNDDLTISDDEVKYYKQRVNGVGLVITGCTHVTPNGQGFTNEFAGYNDEFTPSLRKLAEAAKSGGAPAILQIFHAGNKAVPGLDAVSASALQPEVTNLGSTSETRELSHEEILSIVRAFGDTTRRAIEAGFDGVEIHGAHGFLIQNFWSPATNQRTDQWGGSLENRLRFPLAIIEEIKNVIEKHATKPFILGFRFSPEESSKVDGLRMKDTYELIDILVEQDLDYIHASLDNVSSKPVDSQDEKTRLELILERANGKVPVMAAGSILAPDDALKAMELGLPLVAIGHALIIDPTWVEKVTNGRESEVDSELNVSKLDQLNIPEKLWNVIQAMPGWFNISK, encoded by the coding sequence ATGAATCAGAAATACAGTAGGTTATTTGAATCCTTCACATTCAGAAATGGAATAACAATTAAGAATAGTATCGTTATGGCACCTATGACAACCTGGTCAAGTAATGACGATCTTACCATTTCGGATGACGAAGTAAAGTATTACAAACAAAGAGTGAACGGAGTAGGACTCGTCATTACAGGGTGTACTCATGTTACACCTAATGGGCAGGGTTTTACGAATGAATTCGCTGGGTACAATGATGAATTTACTCCAAGTTTACGAAAATTAGCTGAGGCAGCGAAAAGTGGAGGTGCTCCTGCGATCCTACAGATTTTCCATGCTGGCAATAAAGCCGTGCCTGGATTGGATGCAGTTAGTGCGAGTGCATTGCAACCCGAAGTTACTAATTTAGGTTCAACTTCAGAAACAAGAGAACTATCACATGAGGAGATCTTGTCGATTGTACGTGCTTTTGGAGACACAACAAGACGAGCAATTGAAGCCGGATTTGATGGCGTCGAAATTCATGGGGCTCATGGATTTTTAATTCAGAATTTTTGGTCGCCAGCGACAAATCAACGGACGGACCAATGGGGAGGATCACTTGAAAATCGCTTGCGTTTTCCATTGGCGATTATTGAAGAAATCAAAAATGTCATTGAAAAACATGCTACAAAACCATTCATTTTAGGATTCCGATTCTCCCCTGAAGAATCCTCCAAAGTGGACGGATTACGTATGAAAGACACATATGAATTAATTGATATCCTTGTTGAACAGGATTTAGATTATATACATGCTTCATTAGATAATGTGTCTTCAAAGCCAGTAGATAGTCAAGATGAAAAAACACGGCTTGAATTAATTCTTGAAAGAGCAAACGGTAAGGTACCTGTGATGGCTGCTGGTTCCATACTAGCACCGGATGATGCTCTTAAAGCTATGGAATTAGGTTTGCCGCTAGTCGCTATTGGGCATGCGTTAATTATAGATCCTACTTGGGTTGAAAAGGTCACAAATGGACGTGAATCCGAGGTGGATTCTGAGTTAAACGTTTCGAAACTCGACCAGCTTAATATTCCAGAAAAACTTTGGAATGTAATTCAAGCAATGCCAGGTTGGTTTAATATTAGTAAATAA
- a CDS encoding MerR family transcriptional regulator — MLYSMTYVVENLNVSAKTLRFYEEQGILPNISRDEKGRRVYSEQQIDWISFIRCLKETGMPLSKIKDYKELYELGNTTYLQREEMLMQHKLEVQKKIDESFKHLEEINYKIAMYELQKEEVMKNPNYNFKCHGLESKIVN; from the coding sequence ATGTTGTATTCAATGACATATGTAGTGGAGAATTTAAATGTATCTGCAAAGACGCTTCGATTTTATGAAGAGCAAGGGATATTACCAAATATATCTCGTGACGAAAAAGGCCGTAGAGTTTATAGCGAACAACAAATAGATTGGATTTCTTTTATTCGTTGCCTCAAAGAGACAGGCATGCCTCTTTCAAAAATAAAGGATTACAAGGAACTTTATGAACTGGGGAATACTACCTATTTGCAAAGAGAAGAAATGTTGATGCAGCATAAATTGGAAGTGCAGAAGAAAATTGACGAAAGTTTCAAACACTTAGAAGAAATAAACTATAAAATTGCCATGTATGAACTTCAGAAAGAAGAGGTTATGAAAAATCCCAACTATAACTTTAAATGTCACGGTCTGGAGAGTAAGATAGTGAATTAA
- the mmuM gene encoding homocysteine S-methyltransferase, which produces MNPIQHILDKYPVIVLDGAMATELERHGHDLNDSLWSAKILHEHPESIKRVHREYFEAGADCAITASYQATVEGYVQRGLNENEALELIQSSVRIAVQARDEFWADITSGAKQQHRPKPLVAASVGPYGAFLADGSEYRGDYTLSEEQLVEFHRPRMKALIEAGADILACETIPCLVEAKAIARLLKEFPGTYAWISFSAKDGQHISNGESAAECAEWLDEHEQVAAVGINCTLPQYIPSLIQEMRSHTDKPVVVYPNLGEEYDPVTKTWHGTSCTETFGQSARKWYEAGARLIGGCCRTQPQDIKEVVAWSRDVYTETRLGGGCP; this is translated from the coding sequence ATGAATCCGATACAACATATACTGGACAAATATCCGGTAATCGTGCTGGATGGCGCAATGGCGACCGAACTGGAACGTCATGGGCATGATCTGAACGACAGCTTATGGTCAGCTAAAATACTCCATGAGCACCCGGAGTCTATCAAGCGTGTGCATAGAGAGTATTTCGAAGCGGGTGCAGACTGCGCGATCACTGCGAGCTATCAGGCTACCGTTGAAGGCTATGTTCAACGGGGTCTGAACGAAAATGAGGCGCTGGAGCTGATTCAGTCATCAGTGCGGATTGCCGTACAGGCACGGGATGAATTTTGGGCGGACATTACGTCTGGTGCAAAACAACAGCATCGTCCCAAACCGCTGGTCGCGGCTTCTGTCGGCCCCTACGGGGCGTTTTTGGCGGATGGCTCAGAATATCGTGGTGATTATACGCTGAGCGAGGAACAGCTTGTGGAGTTCCACAGGCCGCGTATGAAAGCGCTGATTGAGGCGGGGGCTGACATTTTGGCCTGTGAAACCATACCATGTTTGGTCGAAGCCAAAGCCATCGCGCGGTTGCTAAAGGAATTTCCCGGCACGTATGCCTGGATCAGCTTTAGCGCAAAGGATGGGCAGCACATCAGCAATGGGGAGTCCGCCGCTGAGTGCGCCGAATGGCTGGATGAACATGAGCAAGTGGCTGCTGTAGGTATTAATTGTACTTTGCCGCAGTACATTCCATCGCTCATTCAAGAAATGCGAAGTCATACGGATAAGCCCGTGGTGGTGTATCCCAATCTGGGTGAGGAATATGACCCGGTTACCAAAACATGGCACGGTACGAGTTGTACAGAGACGTTCGGGCAGAGTGCCCGCAAATGGTATGAAGCAGGAGCCCGTCTGATTGGCGGCTGCTGCCGGACTCAGCCGCAGGATATTAAAGAAGTAGTGGCATGGTCGAGAGATGTATACACGGAGACGAGGTTAGGGGGAGGTTGCCCTTAA
- a CDS encoding dihydroorotate dehydrogenase: protein MISMACNIAGVPFKNPIIMASGTFGFGREYAEFYSPELLGGIVGKGLTLHPKAGNTGSRIHETASGMLNSVGLENPGVAAFLKDELDEMTRWNTAVIANVGGSNLEEYVQAVAMITENAQKRRTMNRRGVDMLELNISCPNVKQGGMQFGIQTEVARDVVRQVRNVTALPLVVKLSPNAENITQMAVMCEEEGADGVSLINTFSAMKIDIRRRRSVFTNTYAGLSGPAIKPIALRMVHQVAQAVSIPVIGMGGISSVEDIIEFTMAGAAAIQVGTYNFAHLHAGSELVYGLEQWMQREKVQSLDEIRGIL, encoded by the coding sequence ATGATCTCCATGGCGTGTAATATTGCGGGCGTACCGTTCAAGAACCCGATCATCATGGCATCCGGTACATTTGGGTTCGGGCGTGAGTATGCGGAATTTTACTCTCCTGAACTGTTGGGGGGCATCGTCGGCAAGGGATTAACTCTTCATCCGAAGGCTGGCAATACCGGATCACGAATACATGAAACAGCATCCGGTATGCTCAATAGTGTGGGACTGGAAAATCCGGGTGTTGCAGCCTTTTTGAAAGATGAGCTGGATGAAATGACACGCTGGAACACGGCTGTGATTGCTAATGTCGGCGGCTCGAATCTGGAGGAGTACGTTCAGGCTGTAGCCATGATTACGGAAAATGCGCAAAAACGGCGCACGATGAATCGCAGAGGCGTCGATATGCTGGAACTGAACATTTCCTGTCCCAACGTAAAGCAGGGCGGAATGCAATTTGGCATCCAGACGGAGGTCGCGCGGGACGTAGTACGGCAGGTGCGCAACGTAACGGCGCTTCCGCTGGTCGTGAAGCTGTCCCCAAATGCAGAGAATATTACGCAGATGGCGGTCATGTGCGAAGAAGAAGGCGCAGACGGTGTCTCGCTGATCAATACATTTTCTGCGATGAAAATTGATATACGTCGGCGGCGAAGTGTTTTTACGAATACGTATGCAGGTCTTTCCGGCCCGGCGATCAAGCCGATTGCCTTACGCATGGTTCATCAGGTGGCGCAGGCGGTGTCGATTCCCGTGATCGGGATGGGTGGCATCAGCTCGGTGGAGGATATTATTGAATTTACGATGGCAGGGGCAGCGGCAATTCAGGTGGGAACGTATAATTTTGCCCACCTACACGCAGGGTCTGAGCTAGTATATGGACTCGAACAATGGATGCAACGAGAAAAGGTACAGTCGTTGGATGAGATACGAGGAATCTTGTGA
- a CDS encoding dihydroorotate dehydrogenase electron transfer subunit, with protein MANVISNVALVPGIYVMKIEGTFKGKMGQFYMLRSGTGYPLLPRPISIYDIGDEGISFLYRVVGEGTSLFSQLQPGQEIQLEGPFGNGFPQVEGSLALIGGGMGTAPLLLAAKHYPHAHVYLGFAQQAFGVDAFEAVAASVQVRVGGSIVERVDPHLYVNMFSCGPTPMLQALAMKTAGSSSRLYISTERHMACGIGACLGCTMHTREGNRRVCKEGPVFPVEEVDFDDLHGV; from the coding sequence ATGGCTAACGTAATTTCGAATGTGGCGCTCGTTCCGGGCATTTATGTTATGAAAATAGAGGGAACCTTTAAAGGGAAAATGGGCCAGTTTTACATGCTGCGCAGCGGAACCGGATACCCTTTGCTACCTAGACCTATCAGTATTTATGATATCGGGGATGAGGGTATTTCCTTTTTATATCGGGTTGTTGGAGAAGGGACAAGCTTGTTTTCCCAGTTGCAGCCGGGGCAGGAGATCCAGTTGGAAGGTCCTTTCGGCAATGGCTTTCCTCAGGTAGAAGGAAGCTTGGCCTTAATCGGCGGTGGTATGGGCACGGCTCCCTTGCTGCTGGCTGCAAAGCATTATCCGCATGCACATGTTTATCTGGGATTTGCGCAGCAAGCCTTTGGGGTGGATGCTTTTGAAGCTGTGGCAGCATCTGTGCAGGTTCGTGTAGGGGGGAGCATCGTCGAGAGGGTCGATCCTCATCTCTATGTAAATATGTTTTCTTGTGGGCCGACTCCGATGTTACAAGCGCTTGCGATGAAAACAGCTGGCTCGTCGTCCCGTTTATATATTTCAACAGAAAGACACATGGCCTGTGGTATTGGCGCGTGTTTGGGCTGTACCATGCATACCCGTGAAGGTAATCGGAGGGTGTGTAAGGAAGGGCCTGTATTCCCGGTAGAGGAGGTGGATTTTGATGATCTCCATGGCGTGTAA
- the rlmN gene encoding 23S rRNA (adenine(2503)-C(2))-methyltransferase RlmN, which yields MKKESIYGLTLDQLTAWLIEHGHKKSRALQVWDALYRKRITDFAAMTEVHENCTRLLAEHFPIETLEEHVKQQSADGTVKFLFRLQDGNLIETVLMRHKFGLSVCVTTQVGCNIGCSFCASGLLKKSRDLSSGEIVEQIMKVQLYLDQERPGDRVSHVVVMGIGEPFDNFVNLSDFIRVIKDHKGLAIGPRHITVSTSGLADKIIEFADSDLHVNLAISLHAPNNETRTRIMKINRAIPIEELMQAIDYYLDKTNRRITLEYILLKDINDSKEHALELAELVGHRRNLANVNLIPYNPVDEHSQYQRSESESITGFYDILKKQGISCSVRLEHGVDIDAACGQLRSKQIRKDAKGSRNPEREAIG from the coding sequence ATGAAAAAAGAATCCATTTATGGATTAACACTAGATCAGTTGACAGCATGGCTCATCGAGCATGGACATAAAAAATCCCGGGCGTTGCAGGTATGGGACGCACTTTATCGGAAACGGATTACTGATTTTGCTGCGATGACGGAGGTTCATGAGAACTGTACCCGCCTGCTGGCAGAGCATTTTCCGATTGAAACATTGGAAGAACACGTAAAGCAGCAGTCGGCGGATGGGACGGTCAAATTCTTGTTCCGTCTTCAGGATGGTAATTTGATTGAGACGGTATTGATGCGGCACAAGTTTGGGCTGTCTGTATGTGTGACAACGCAGGTGGGCTGTAACATCGGGTGCAGCTTTTGCGCGAGCGGGCTGTTGAAGAAGAGTCGTGACCTGTCCAGCGGTGAAATTGTAGAGCAAATTATGAAGGTGCAGTTGTATCTGGATCAGGAACGTCCGGGGGACCGGGTCAGTCACGTCGTTGTGATGGGAATTGGTGAGCCGTTTGATAACTTCGTGAACCTGTCCGATTTCATCCGGGTCATTAAGGATCATAAAGGGCTGGCGATTGGCCCGCGTCATATTACGGTTTCCACGAGCGGACTTGCCGATAAAATTATTGAATTTGCAGATTCCGATCTGCATGTCAATCTGGCGATTTCCCTTCATGCGCCGAATAATGAAACCCGCACTCGCATCATGAAGATTAATCGGGCGATCCCGATTGAGGAGCTGATGCAGGCGATTGATTATTATTTGGACAAAACGAATCGTCGTATTACGCTGGAGTATATTTTGCTAAAGGATATTAACGATAGCAAGGAGCATGCGCTGGAATTGGCTGAGTTGGTAGGCCACCGTCGTAATTTGGCAAATGTCAATCTGATTCCATACAATCCGGTGGATGAGCATAGCCAATACCAGCGGAGTGAGTCGGAGTCGATTACTGGCTTCTATGATATTCTGAAAAAACAAGGCATTAGCTGTAGTGTTCGGCTGGAGCATGGAGTCGACATTGACGCGGCTTGCGGACAGTTGCGCAGCAAGCAAATCCGCAAGGATGCAAAAGGTAGTCGCAATCCGGAACGCGAGGCGATTGGTTAA
- a CDS encoding AraC family transcriptional regulator gives MRLEWLLRIKNALDLMEERMQQPLDIDEIAKAAYSSPFHFQRMFHMLTGVTVAEYIRKRRLTLAAQELSLSTTKVLDVAFKYGYDSPESFSKAFRKVHGISPSEARSPGVNLKAFPRISFHLSLKGDQDMDYKIVEKAAFTVIGKSIQVTTKDGENFRQIPKFWDELNADGTSDRIQALGTSDDILGICLDFKHGEEKFTYLIAAEGSEDVATSNGLEFRTIPAETWAVFTSIGPMPHSIQNVWQRIYQEWFPASNYEHSGGPELEVYLMGDSRAEDYRCEVWIPIIKK, from the coding sequence ATGCGGTTGGAATGGTTACTTCGGATCAAGAACGCGCTGGATCTGATGGAAGAAAGAATGCAGCAGCCGCTGGATATCGACGAAATTGCAAAGGCAGCCTATTCGTCTCCTTTTCATTTTCAACGTATGTTTCATATGCTAACCGGCGTCACGGTAGCCGAATATATACGTAAACGTCGATTGACCTTGGCTGCACAGGAATTGAGTCTTTCTACCACCAAAGTCTTGGATGTAGCGTTCAAATACGGATATGATTCCCCCGAATCTTTTTCTAAAGCGTTCCGTAAGGTACACGGTATATCTCCCTCTGAGGCCAGAAGCCCTGGGGTGAACCTGAAAGCCTTTCCACGCATTTCCTTCCATCTATCGTTGAAGGGAGATCAGGATATGGATTATAAAATTGTAGAGAAAGCGGCCTTTACGGTCATTGGCAAGTCCATCCAAGTTACGACTAAGGACGGTGAAAATTTCCGACAAATCCCGAAATTTTGGGACGAGCTGAACGCAGATGGCACGTCGGATCGGATTCAGGCCTTGGGAACAAGCGACGATATCCTCGGTATTTGTTTGGACTTCAAGCATGGGGAGGAGAAGTTCACGTACCTGATTGCCGCCGAAGGCAGTGAGGACGTAGCAACCTCCAACGGATTAGAGTTCAGAACCATCCCAGCCGAAACTTGGGCTGTGTTCACCTCTATCGGCCCTATGCCTCATTCGATCCAAAATGTATGGCAAAGAATTTATCAGGAATGGTTCCCGGCCAGCAATTATGAGCATTCAGGCGGACCCGAACTAGAAGTGTATCTGATGGGGGACTCGCGAGCTGAGGACTACCGCTGCGAAGTATGGATTCCGATTATCAAAAAGTAA
- a CDS encoding helix-turn-helix domain-containing protein: MAIKGQKFKIYSNEIKIEAICLHVEERWTYLRITEHFKIQDQSRVKKWMKRYRELGEFGLLDQRGVSSRIYRSG; this comes from the coding sequence ATGGCGATCAAAGGACAGAAGTTTAAAATATACTCGAATGAGATCAAAATAGAGGCCATTTGTTTACATGTTGAGGAAAGATGGACCTATCTGAGAATTACGGAGCATTTTAAGATTCAAGACCAAAGCCGAGTAAAGAAATGGATGAAAAGATACCGAGAACTAGGGGAATTTGGGCTACTGGATCAACGGGGGGTGTCGTCAAGAATATATCGATCAGGATAG
- a CDS encoding DDE-type integrase/transposase/recombinase, whose translation MAKKWPIDITQYRVGEKWLYLSAVKDLLNNEIIAYQMSTRNDNEWVLQTFKQAWTKLKDVTGLIVHSNQGFQYTSHAYHDMLPKVVAQINMSRRGNCYDNASMESFSSHCRWFTSLRYEPTACFPIIFAAKQGFYESMPNTEDRWKSLMVERELIGYEYGYEETYAERIGRIRGILEADHEGPEKDGGELD comes from the coding sequence ATGGCAAAAAAATGGCCGATCGATATCACGCAATATCGTGTAGGTGAGAAGTGGCTCTATCTCTCAGCCGTTAAGGATTTGTTGAATAACGAAATTATCGCTTATCAAATGAGTACTAGAAATGACAACGAATGGGTTCTACAGACTTTTAAGCAGGCTTGGACAAAGCTAAAAGACGTGACTGGACTGATCGTTCACAGCAATCAGGGATTCCAGTACACGTCCCATGCATACCACGACATGCTGCCAAAGGTTGTCGCCCAAATCAACATGTCTCGCCGGGGCAATTGTTATGACAATGCCTCCATGGAGAGTTTCTCCTCGCATTGTAGGTGGTTCACATCGCTGCGATACGAACCGACGGCTTGCTTTCCCATTATCTTTGCTGCTAAACAGGGTTTCTATGAAAGTATGCCGAATACAGAGGACAGATGGAAAAGTTTAATGGTTGAAAGGGAACTGATCGGATATGAATATGGATATGAAGAAACGTATGCTGAAAGAATTGGGCGTATTAGAGGAATCCTTGAAGCAGATCACGAAGGACCTGAGAAAGATGGAGGGGAGCTGGACTGA
- a CDS encoding MerR family transcriptional regulator yields MGDSFSIKQVSQKTGLTEDALRYYEKIGLLPPPKRKKNGHRVYSIEDTEVMKLIICLKKTGMSLEDMKAYVPLSYKEDVTSVPEVNALLQNYRQKVIGQIADLQRIVGFIDHKLNNQHSLLETDAAAHTTDKE; encoded by the coding sequence GTGGGTGATTCCTTTTCTATCAAACAAGTATCGCAAAAAACCGGATTGACGGAGGATGCCCTTCGATATTATGAAAAAATCGGACTGCTTCCGCCACCTAAAAGAAAAAAGAACGGACACCGTGTGTACAGCATCGAGGATACAGAGGTTATGAAGCTGATCATTTGCCTGAAGAAAACAGGCATGTCGCTGGAAGACATGAAGGCTTATGTCCCGCTCTCCTATAAAGAAGACGTAACAAGCGTTCCGGAAGTGAATGCTCTGTTACAAAACTACCGTCAAAAAGTGATCGGACAAATAGCCGATTTACAACGCATTGTGGGATTTATAGATCATAAATTAAACAACCAGCACTCCCTGCTCGAAACAGATGCAGCGGCTCATACAACGGATAAAGAATAG